One Oreochromis niloticus isolate F11D_XX linkage group LG16, O_niloticus_UMD_NMBU, whole genome shotgun sequence genomic window carries:
- the tpt1 gene encoding translationally-controlled tumor protein homolog produces the protein MIIYRDLISGDEMFSDAFKVKESENGIFFEVEGKTVTRTEGFDDSLIAANASAEEATEGNESSTISGVDIVLNHKLQETGFDKKQYMTYIKDYVKAVKAKLQETKPDRVESFMADIQPEVKKILGNIKNYQFFTGESMNPEGMVGLLDYREDGITPFMLFFKDGLEIEKC, from the exons ATGATCATCTACAGGGACCTTATCAGCG GTGATGAGATGTTCTCAGATGCCTTTAAAGTCAAAGAAAGTGAAAACGGGATCTTCTTTGAGGTTGAAGGAAAG ACCGTCACCAGGACAGAAGGGTTTGATGATTCTCTAATTGCAGCCAACGCTTCTGCCGAGGAAGCAACCGAGGGCAACGAGTCTTCCACAATCTCCGGTGTCGACATCGTCCTGAACCACAAACTGCAGGAGACGGGCTTTGACAAGAAGCAGTACATGACTTACATTAAGGACTATGTGAAGGC TGTTAAGGCCAAGCTGCAAGAGACCAAACCAGATAGAGTGGAGAGCTTTATGGCTGACATCCAACCAGAAGTCAAGAAGATCTTGGGGAACATCAAGAACTACCAG TTTTTCACAGGAGAGTCCATGAACCCAGAGGGCATGGTTGGTCTGCTGGACTACCGTGAGGATGGCATCACACCATTCATGCTTTTCTTCAAAGATGGCCTGGAGATCGAAAAATGC TAA